A window of the Lactuca sativa cultivar Salinas chromosome 7, Lsat_Salinas_v11, whole genome shotgun sequence genome harbors these coding sequences:
- the LOC111883836 gene encoding probable plastidic glucose transporter 2, translated as MRVHPHSSASMYKRTPSKDYTNSVELEDGSELLQDDIDNFQESTDPSPRHSLPHVLVASLVSFLFGYHLGVVNEPLESISHDLGFSGDSLAEGLVVSTCLGGAFIGSLFSGWIADGFGRRRAFQLCALPMIIGASCSATTNTLTGMLIGRFIVGIGLGIGPPVASLYITEVSPPAVRGTYGSFIQISTCLGLMGALLIGIPVKSITGWWRICFWLSTIPSTILALAMIFCAESPHWLYKRGRNAEAEVEFQKLLGAANVRSAMAELLKSDRGDENDTVGISELFYGRYFRVVFIGSTLFALQQLSGINAVFYFSSTVFRSAGVSSNLANAFVGIVNLLGSIIALLLMDKLGRKVLLLWSFFGMAMSTVLQVIAAGLFASTSGALYLSVSGMLMFVFSFAIGAGPVPGLLLSEIFPNRIRAKAMAFCMSVHWVFNFMVGLLFLRLLELMGAQLLYSMLGTFCLVGVAFVKRNVMETKGKTLQEIEIALLPQEYSEI; from the exons ATGCGGGTGCATCCACACAGTTCTGCCTCGATGTATAAACGCACGCCGTCTAAGGACTATACAAATTCAGTTGAACTAGAAGATGGTTCTG AACTTTTGCAGGATGATATTGATAATTTCCAAGAATCTACAGATCCATCTCCAAGACATTCTCTACCTCATGTACTTGTGGCATCCTTAGTCTCGTTCTTATTTGGTTACCATCTCGG GGTAGTGAATGAACCGCTTGAAAGCATATCTCATGATCTTGGTTTCAGTGGGGATAGCTTAGCTGAAG GTCTGGTGGTTAGTACGTGTCTTGGTGGTGCCTTTATTGGGTCTCTGTTCAGTGGTTGGATTGCTGATGGATTTGGGCGTCGTAGGGCTTTTCAGTTGTGTGCTTTGCCTATGATCATCGGTGCTTCTTGTAG TGCAACAACAAACACATTGACAGGGATGCTAATTGGGAGGTTTATTGTTGGAATTGGATTGGGTATTGGTCCACCTGTCGCATCTCTCTATATCACAGAG GTTTCACCTCCTGCTGTGCGTGGGACCTATGGAAGCTTCATTCAAATTTCAACATGTTTAGGGTTGATGGGAGCTCTTTTAATCGGGATTCCTGTAAAAAGCATCACAGGCTG GTGGCGTATCTGCTTTTGGTTATCTACAATTCCATCCACAATACTTGCTCTTGCTATGATATTCTGTGCAGAAAGTCCACATTGGCTTTACAAG AGAGGAAGAAATGCTGAAGCAGAGGTGGAGTTCCAGAAACTTTTAGGAGCAGCAAATGTCAGATCAGCAATGGCAGAGCTCTTGAAGTCGGACAGAGGGGACGAGAATGACACTGTTGGGATTTCAGAACTGTTTTATGGGCGCTATTTTAGAG TTGTTTTTATTGGGTCAACCCTGTTTGCTTTACAACAGCTATCTGGAATAAACGCTGTGTTTTATTTCTCTTCAACTGTATTCAGAAGTGCGGGAGTTTCATCAAACCTAGCCAATGCCTTTGTGGGGATTGTCAACCTTTTGG GATCTATCATTGCCTTGCTTCTCATGGATAAACTCGGGAGGAAGGTTCTCCTTCTTTGGAGCTTCTTTGGCATG gCTATGTCTACAGTCCTTCAAGTAATTGCAGCAGGCCTGTTTGCATCCACATCTGGAGCTCTATACCTCTCTGTCAGTGGCATGCTAAT GTTTGTTTTTTCATTTGCAATTGGAGCGGGTCCCGTTCCAGGTCTCCTCCTGTCAGAAATCTTCCCAAACCGTATAAGAGCAAAAGCAATGGCCTTTTGCATGTCTGTGCACtgg GTGTTCAATTTTATGGTGGGATTATTATTCCTACGTTTGTTGGAGTTGATGGGTGCACAACTGCTGTACTCGATGCTGGGTACTTTTTGTTTGGTGGGAGTGGCGTTTGTGAAAAGGAATGTTATGGAAACAAAAGGAAAAACACTTCAAGAAATTGAGATTGCACTTTTGCCACAAGAGTATAGTGAAATCTGA